In Scomber japonicus isolate fScoJap1 chromosome 7, fScoJap1.pri, whole genome shotgun sequence, one genomic interval encodes:
- the pfn2b gene encoding profilin-2 isoform X2 — protein MSWQSYVDNLMADGSCQDAAIVGYTDAKYVWASHAGGTFNNITPEEIDVLIGKDREAFFTNGLTLGNKKCSVIRDSLQIDGDWTMDIRTKSQGGEPTYNVSVGRAGKVLVLVMGKEGVHGGGLNKKAYSMAKYLRDSGF, from the exons ATGTCCTGGCAAAGCTACGTGGACAACCTGATGGCTGACGGCAGCTGCCAGGACGCGGCCATTGTTGGGTACACGGACGCCAAATACGTCTGGGCATCACACGCCGGCGGTACCTTTAACAACATTACG CCTGAAGAAATCGACGTGTTAATAGGAAAGGACCGCGAGGCATTCTTCACCAACGGGCTGACCTTGGGCAATAAAAAGTGCTCCGTAATCAGAGACAGCCTCCAAATTGACGGCGACTGGACAATGGACATCCGGACGAAGAGTCAAGGAGGAGAGCCAACATACAACGTTTCTGTAGGCAGAGCCGGCAAAG tCTTGGTCTTGGTAATGGGCAAAGAAGGGGTCCATGGAGGCGGATTGAATAAGAAGGCATACTCGATGGCAAAATACTTGAGGGATTCAgggttttag
- the pfn2b gene encoding profilin-2 isoform X1 encodes MSWQSYVDNLMADGSCQDAAIVGYTDAKYVWASHAGGTFNNITPEEIDVLIGKDREAFFTNGLTLGNKKCSVIRDSLQIDGDWTMDIRTKSQGGEPTYNVSVGRAGKALVFVMGKEGVHGGQLNKKAFMMAEYLRKSGY; translated from the exons ATGTCCTGGCAAAGCTACGTGGACAACCTGATGGCTGACGGCAGCTGCCAGGACGCGGCCATTGTTGGGTACACGGACGCCAAATACGTCTGGGCATCACACGCCGGCGGTACCTTTAACAACATTACG CCTGAAGAAATCGACGTGTTAATAGGAAAGGACCGCGAGGCATTCTTCACCAACGGGCTGACCTTGGGCAATAAAAAGTGCTCCGTAATCAGAGACAGCCTCCAAATTGACGGCGACTGGACAATGGACATCCGGACGAAGAGTCAAGGAGGAGAGCCAACATACAACGTTTCTGTAGGCAGAGCCGGCAAAG CATTGGTTTTTGTCATGGGGAAGGAAGGTGTCCATGGAGGGCAGCTCAACAAGAAAGCATTTATGATGGCTGAGTACCTGAGGAAGTCCGGATACTAA